In Luteimonas galliterrae, the sequence GGTTGATCCAGTTGCGCGCGCGGGTGCGGCCGCACGCGACCACGCTGTGCTGGATGGCCATGCTGTTCCTGGGCAACATCCAAGTCTGGTGGGTGGCGTTCGAGCGGCGCGAGGCACGGGAATTCTCGTTCTTCGCCTTCCTGCTCTACCTGATGATGCCGATCGCGATGTTCCTGGTCAGCTACCTGGTGCTGCCGGATTTGGGCGACGAAGATGCCGTAGATCTGCCGGCGAATTTCGAAGGCAACCGGGTCTGGTTCTTCGGCCTGCTCGCGCTGGTGCCTGGGGTGAGCCTGATCGAAGAATGGGTAAAATACGGCGCCGTCCCGCTGGATACCGACGCGGCGTTCCGGATCGTGTTCGTAGCGCTGTGCGTCGTCGCCGTCAGCATCCGCAGTGCGCGCTTCCATTTCTGGAATGCGCTGTTCGTGCTTGCGGGTTTTGTGGCTTACGTCTCGACGCTGTTCCTGCAACTGGCCTGATCGCCGCCAAGGGCGGGCCTTGGCCCGCTATCGCTCCGTCGGACGATCGCTGCGAACGTGCTGGATCGCAATGGTGGGCCAAGGCCCACCCTACAGCTTTTTCCAGACGAGGCCTTCGCCGCGACGGTAGTAGACGCTCACCGCGCGCGCATACAACTCGCGACTATCGACCAGGCCGAAGACGCGGCCGTCCCGGCTGTTGCCGCGATGGTCGCCCACCATCAGCACCTTGCCTCGCGGAACGACCAGATAGGGAATGTCCGGCCCGCCGCCGTAGTCGAGATTCAAGTCGGCCCGATGCGGCCCGAACCATTCGACATCGCGCTCGCTGGCCGAGGCCAGCGGCCTGCCGTTGATCGTCAGCCGCCCGTCGACCAGGCTCACCTCGTCCCCGCCGACGGCGACCACGCGCTTGATCAGCCGCGTGCCGTCGAGCGGCGACTTGAACACCGCGATGTCGCCCCGCTGGGGGACGCCGCGCGGCACGATGTCGATGTCGGTGAACGGAACGCGCACCCCGTAGGCCGTCATGTCGACGAACACGCGGTCGCCGGTCATCAACGTGTCCTCCATCGATCCGCTGGGCACGCTGTAGTGGTTGGCGAACGAAGTGCGCGCAACGGCCAGCAGCAGCACCATGACCAATAACGGACGCGCTTCCGCCTGGATCCAGCCGAGGATTCCCGAGTTGGGTTCGCGCTG encodes:
- the lepB gene encoding signal peptidase I; the protein is MKISKQREPNSGILGWIQAEARPLLVMVLLLAVARTSFANHYSVPSGSMEDTLMTGDRVFVDMTAYGVRVPFTDIDIVPRGVPQRGDIAVFKSPLDGTRLIKRVVAVGGDEVSLVDGRLTINGRPLASASERDVEWFGPHRADLNLDYGGGPDIPYLVVPRGKVLMVGDHRGNSRDGRVFGLVDSRELYARAVSVYYRRGEGLVWKKL